From a single Raphanus sativus cultivar WK10039 chromosome 3, ASM80110v3, whole genome shotgun sequence genomic region:
- the LOC108843978 gene encoding metal tolerance protein C1: MNQICRSALSRLSLHRPLRQSSPPSFNLSKRWHFGHTGSSDQRPPGAEEGERIFRLGLTSDIGLSVGKALTGYLCGSTAIIADAAHSVSDVVLSGVALLSYRAANVPKDKEHPYGHGKFETLGALGISTMLLATGCGIAWHAADLLLSALSTAPEVNHAHGGHHHGIDMTHPTLALTVTIASISIKEGLYWITKRAGEKQGSGLMMANAWHHRSDAISSLVALVGVGGSILGVNFLDPLAGLVVSAMIFKAGLETGHQSVLELVDAAIPAQQLEPIRQTILQVEGVKGCHRLRGRRAGSSLYLDVHIVVDPFSSVSVAHEVGEYVRGQINKNHPQVSEVFIHIDPAFLQFSSSMMDHDSIKKETNQESNNICNEIKHVEATVSEIFSSQFSEKMMIKRVTPHLLHSKILLQIEVAMPSTMTIQDAMRAAEDAEKEILKAASNVARVSIQLSLKNSLPQ; the protein is encoded by the exons ATGAATCAGATCTGTAGATCAGCCCTCTCTCGATTATCACTCCACCGTCCTCTCCGGCAGTCTTCTCCTCCTAGTTTCAATCTCTCCAAAAGGTGGCATTTTGGGCACACTGGATCATCTGATCAAAGGCCCCCCGGAGCAGAAGAAGGAGAGAGGATTTTCCGGCTTGGACTCACCTCTGACATCGGTTTGTCTGTCGGCAAAGCTCTCACCGGTTATCTCTGCGGCAGCACCGCCATTATCGCCGACGCTGCTCATTCCGTTTCCGATGTG GTCCTAAGCGGTGTTGCTCTATTGTCTTACAGAGCTGCCAATGTTCCCAAAGACAAAGAACATCCATATG GGCATGGTAAATTTGAAACGCTTGGAGCCCTTGGAATCTCTACCATGCTTTTGGCTACTGGCTGTGGCATTGCCTGGCATGCCGCTGACCTCCTACTT AGTGCACTATCCACAGCCCCTGAGGTGAATCATGCTCATGGTGGACATCATCACGGTATTGATATGACTCACCCCACTCTCGCTTTGACTGTTACTATTGCTTCCATTTCCATCAAAGAAGG TCTTTACTGGATCACAAAACGAGCAGGTGAAAAACAAGGGAGTGGGTTGATGATGGCAAATGCTTGGCATCACCGTTCAGATGCTATTTCTTCTCTAGTTGCACTTGTTGGAGTTG GAGGTTCCATTCTAGGAGTTAATTTCTTAGATCCCCTAGCTGGTCTTGTTGTCTCGGCAATGATTTTCAAAGCTGGACTCGAAACGGGTCACCAAAG TGTATTGGAACTGGTAGATGCTGCTATACCAGCTCAACAATTAGAGCCAATAAGACAGACCATATTACAGGTTGAAGGAGTCAAG GGATGTCATCGGCTAAGGGGAAGGAGAGCTGGTTCATCGTTGTATCTTGATGTACACATTGTG GTAGATCCGTTTTCCAGTGTGAGTGTTGCGCATGAGGTAGGAGAATATGTAAGGGGGCAGATCAATAAAAACCATCCTCAAGTGTCTGAAGTTTTCATTCATATAG ATCCAGCTTTCTTACAGTTTTCTAGTAGCATGATGGATCATGATAgtataaaaaaggaaactaatcAAGAAAGTAACAACATATGCAATGAGATTAAACACGTTGAAGCCACTGTCTCGGAAATTTTTTCATCACAGTTCTCTGAg AAAATGATGATAAAACGAGTTACACCCCACTTGTTGCATAGCAAGATCTTGCTCCAAATCGAAGTTGCGATGCCGTCAACCATGACAATACA GGACGCAATGAGAGCCGCTGAAGATGCAGAGAAGGAGATTCTCAAGGCAGCATCAAATGTGGCTCGTGTCAGTATTCAGCTTAGTCTCAAGAACTCCCTGCCTCAGTAA